The genomic interval TTTTCTCAAGAATAATCTGGTTATTCTGCCTGTCTACAGTAGCTTTAAAGTCATTTATAAAGCTAAGACCTAGCAATCCTGCCATCTCTCCTGCAGTGCCTGAAGTATGCATGGGTAGATCTGCAACAAGGGCTTCTACGTTATAAGCTGCCAATCCGTTAACTTCAATTTTTTTAAGAATTACCTTCGGGGCTTCAATATAACCGCTTCCTGTCATAATTTTGATTTTTGGAGCATTCGCTGTTAATATCCCCAAACTATTTGCAACTTGAGTCGAAATTGTCACAAAAGATGCACCCGTATCAAACACAAATTTTACTTTTAGCGAATCATTCAGGTTTACATTATTTACAATAAGAATATTGCCCATTGTATTAACATTCAATACAGCTTTCGTAACTTTTGAATAAGAACCTGATGAATCGCCAAGCAACTTTAATCCGGCTCTGGAAAGATTTACAACTTCCTGATTTGACGAAGTTTCAATAATGTTTTTGTATAAAATTCTTGCACCATTATTATTTTTGTTTTGAACAAGAGTTATAGCGAGGTAATATTTTATAACTACATTATTGGGATCCGCCAAAAAAGCCTTTTTAAAATAAATTTCAGCATTTTTATAACTGCCGGAATTATAAGCTCTTACTCCATCTTGAAAATTGCCCGCAAAAGCTTCTTTTGGCAATAATATCAATAAAAATAATATAAATATTAATAAGGTTATTTTAATTATTCGCATAAAAAACTCCGATGTCTTATTTAAACTATCGGAGTTTTTTTATTAATCTTTAAAAATAATTATTTAAATTTATTTGTTTAACTTGAATCGCTAATTAGCTAAAATTATTGCAAATATTGATTTTTGAGAATGTCATCCTGAGCAAAGCGAAGGATCTGTCCAATTTATGATTTTAGCTAAAAATGCTTACTGGACAGATTCTTCGGGTTAAAACCCTCAGAATGACAATTTGTAAAAATAAATTAATTGGCGACCGGGATTATTTTTTATTTTATTCAGTAATTATTTTGATTCCCGAACTGGTTCCGATTCTGCTTGCACCGGCTTCAATAAGCGCTTTTGCCCCTTTAGCATCACTTACTCCGCCGCTTGCTTTTACAAGAAGTCCAAAAGATTTAACTGTTTCATTCATAAGTTTTACATCTTCAACTGTTGCCGGTTTGCTTTCTTTTAGCACTCCTGTTGAAGTTTTTACAAAATCAGCTCCTGCTTCTGCGGAAAGTTTGCATGCAGTTACTTTTTCTTCTTGGGTCAAAAGTCCCGTTTCAATTATTACTTTAAGTTTGGCTTTTCCTTTGCAGGTATCGGCTATTTGTTTAATTTCATTTTTAACCAATTCAAGATTGCCTTCTTTTAAAGCACCTACGTTTATAACCATATCGATTTCTGTTGCGCCGTCTGCGAGGCATTTTTTTGTTTCTTCAACTTTTATTTCTGTATAAGTGGCACCATGAGGAAATCCTGTAACCGCTGCAATTTTTATATCTGAGCCTTTAAGTGCTTCTACGGCGTTTTTTACTTGAATCGGATGAACGCATACAGCATAAAAACCGTATTCTCTGGCTTCTTTACATAATTTTTCAACGTCCTGTTTTGTAGCTGCTGATGAAAGCAATGTGTGGTCAACGTATTTTGTCAAACTTATCATTTTATACTCTCCAAACACTCTACCTATGAGTACTTTACTTATAATGAATAAATAATATCAGAAAAATGAATAAATCCGTTATTTTTCTTCATGTATAATTTAAGGTATAGTGCTTTAATAAAGAAATCAGGCATAAAAAATGAAACAAAAATTTTTAATAATTTTAGTATTGGTTATCTTCGTGCTTGTGGGCTTCAAAAAATCTTTTGCACAGCAGACTGAACCTTGTTTATCACCTCAGTCAGGCGATTTAATAAGAGTAGGCATAAGTACAAATAATTTTAGTTCTCTTGAATACAAAGAAATAAGCATTACCACAGACGCAGGCTTTATAGCCACCGACAAAAGTTCCGATACAGAAGTTATAAAAGCTGCTCCTAAAGACATATTAAAATTTCAAATAAATAAAGACAGCTTTATTATTTACCAAAACGATAAAAAAATTGCGGAAAATATTGCAGGACCGCTTGAAATAATAGCCGAAAATGATTATCCTCTACAGGTTGTCGGCTTGAAAAGAAACGGAAAACAGGCTGCTTACAGAGGAATTATTGAAATTACAAAAACACCTGGGAAAACTGATAAGTTGTCCGTTATAAATATGCTTCCTCTCGAAGAATACCTCAAAGGAGTTGTTCCTAACGAACTTCCTGTCTCCTTTGGATTAGAAGCTTTAAAAGCACAGGCAATTGCAGCGAGAAATTATGCATTAAGACCAAGAGATAAAGCAAATAAGCTCTTTGACGTATGTGACTCGGTTCAATCACAGGTGTATTTTGGCGCAAATACAGAAAATCCCATTTCTAACGAGGCAATAAAAGAAACCAGCGGTCTTTTAGCCTTGTACGACGGTGACATAATTCTTGCTCTTTACAGTTCAACAGCAGGGGGTTATACAGAAAATTATGAAAATGCTTTTTCTGAGCCGGGAAGCGAAAAATTCCCCGCAAAACCTTTGCCTTATCTGAAAGGGAAACCTGATACCGAAGGAACACTTCCTTTAAATGACGAAACTGCGGCAAGAAATTTTTATACTTCGTCGCCACCTGCATTTGATATAAATTCAGGGTATTACAGATGGACAAGAACGTGGACTGAAGAAGAATTAAGAAAAGAATTAAACAACAACTTTAATAAATTTTCAAAATCCAGCCTTCTGACTCCTGCGTTTGAAAAAGATACTGATATAGGCAAAATTAAAAAAGTGGAAGTATTATCGAGAGGTGTTTCCGGAAAAATAATAGCATTGTATATAACAACAGAAAAAGATTCCTGGACAATCAAAAAAGAACTTTTAATAAGAAGAATACTGACAACTCAAGGAAAAGCCCTTCCAAGCGCTAATGTTATTTTTAACAATATTAATGACGAAAACGGCGATCTTGTAAGACTTGAAGCTTTTGGAGGAGGACTCGGGCATGGAGTCGGAATGAGCCAATACGGAGCAGGTTTCATGTCAAAAAGCGGATGCACTTTTGATATGATTCTTCAGCATTATTACGACGGAATTTCTATAGGCACCAGACCAGTTATAATAAATTGCCAGCAAAGACAGGAAAAGGGAATTCGCCCTTTTAGAACGTCTTTTCCTGAAAACAATAAATCAAAAGAAAGCCAGTCATCACCAATAATACAGGAGTTTTTCGCGCCTGATGCTAAGGCTGATCTAATGATAGAAAATCAGCAAATGGTTGAAAATTTTGATTTTATGATAAATTCTAATAAGATAAGTTTAAATAAAAACTATCTTCCCGAGGGAACAATCAGGATGCCTCTTGATAAATTTATTATTAAGGGCTTGAATGAAATAGTATTTTATCCGTGTGAAGCGGGAGCAAAAGGTCAGAAAAAGAACTTTGCTTCTTTGGAAGACCTCAACGCATTCTCCTTGGAAAAAAATGTGAATAAAAATGTAAAAGTTTGGGTAGAAGTGGTTAAAAGTAAAAAATGAATTCTAAAAATATTTTCAGGGTTGCATGGTTAATAGCAGTTATTACTATAGTAAGTAAAGCAGTCGGATTTTGGAGAGATGTAGCCATTGCGCAAGCATATGGCGCTTCAATGGCAAGCGATGCGTATTTTTATGCATATCAAGTTCCTGCTCTGGCTTTAATATTGTTGGGCGGCGTCAGCGGCCCGTTTCATACAGTAACAGTTTCAATATTTTCCAAAGAAGATATATCAGGAAAACCCAGTCAGGATGCACAAAGGGCTTTAAATACTTTTTTGAATATTACGGGCGTTGCCTTTACGCTGCTTACATTTCTAATTTATTTTTTCTCAGAACCTGTAGCAAAACTAATAACAGCCGGAGGAAGTATCCAGCTTCAATCTATGGTTGCAGAACAACTTAAGATTATGTCCCCTATAATTTTTATAGGCGGTATTGTAGGAATTTTATACGGCATATCAAATGTTTACAACCGTTTTCTTCTTACAACATTAAGTCCGACTATGGCGAGTTTTGCAATTATAGCCGCATTATGGTTCGGGCATGATAAAACAGGCTTGATTCTAGCGTGGTCAACGCTTGCCGGTGCGGTTCTTCAGCTTATAATCCAAATTCCTGCATATTTTCAGGTTGGATTCAAATATTTGCCTGATTTTGACATTAAAATGGATAAAATTAAAAAAATAGGAGAAATTATTTTCCCTGCAGTGGTTGGCTGCACTATAGGGCAATTAAATATATATATAGATATGTTTTTTGCCTCTCAATTATCTGAAGGAAGCTGGTCAGCAATAAGCTACGCAAATAAAATCTTTCAATTCCCTGTAGGAATTATTATGACGGCAATGCTTGTTCCCTTATTTCCTGTTTTTTCTAACTTAGTCGGAAAAAAAGACTGGGATTCGCTAAGGTTTTATTTCCATAAAGGTTTAAGTTCATTATGGTTTCTTGCGTTCCCCATTTTTTCGATATTTTTTGTATTTTCACATGACACAATTCATTTTCTTTTCCAGAGAGGAAAATTCAATGCAGAAGACACAATTCTGGTAACACAGGCTCTTATTTTTCTTTCATATGCTATTTTTCCTTACGTAGCAAGAGATCTTTTAACAAGAATCTTCTATGCGTTTGATGATACAAAAACCCCGTTTTTAATTGCGGTAATGTCAATATTTACAAAGGCTGTAATGAATTATTTTCTGGTAAAACCTTTTGGTCTTGCAGGAATTACTCTTTCTACTGCGGCAATGGCAGGTATAAACCTGATATGGCTGTCTTTTCTGATAAGAAAGAAAGTTGATCTCGATTTTGGACGCATAAAAATTCCTCTTTTGAAAATAACCGGAGCAACACTGATTATGACCGCAGTTGCTTTTGGTTCGAATATATTACTGCACCATATACTCGGAGAAAGCAGTATTTTTCTGGCATTAAACCTTTTAGTCAGCGGGACTCTCTCAGTTATAACTTATTTTGTAATGACCCTCGTCTTAAAACTCGATATCGCCGAACAGTTATTACACAAAGTAAAAGCAAAACTCCTTAAAACTGATAAAAATCAACCTGTCGAAAATAATTAATAAACTGCTATGCGGCACCGCTGCCGTTAATTACAACAGGAATTGTTTTTAAGATAATTTGTAAATCCATTAAAATATTCCAGTTTTTTATGTATTTATAATCAAGGCGGACAACAGCATCAAAGTCTTTAATGTCAGACCTGCCGCTGACTTGCCACATTCCTGTCAAACCGGGAATCGTTTCAAATCTCACATAATGCCAGTCTTTATAATTTTGTAATTCTCGCAACAATGGTGGTCTTGTCCCAACAATACTCATCTCACCTCTAATTATATTGAATAATTGAGGCAACTCATCAAGACTGTATTTTCTGATAAATTTTCCTACTTTTGTAAGTCGAGGATCATTAACAGCTTTAAACATGATAGGATTTGTTTGATTATGTTTTTTTACCTGTTCAAATTTTTCTTCTGCATCAACAACCATGCTTCTAAATTTATACATATAAAATTCTTTTTTATTAAATCCCACTCTTTTTTGTTTAAAAACAGCAGGTCCTTTTGAGTCCAACTTAATTAATACAATCAAAAATAAAAACAATGGAGCCAATAAAATTATTGCTGTCGAGCTTAACACAACATCCATAACTCTTTTCATTTTCCACTGAAAAGGTTTTCTTTCGCTTAAAGGAAACGGTAATTCAAATATATGCAATAAATCTGCATTAATATTTATCTTATTAATACTTCGTTCGCTCAAATTAGCAAGCGCCATACTCTACTGTCACTCCAAATTATAGTGTTTATTATTTTGTAAAATTTTTAATTCTTATTCAACACTAATAAACTAAATCGATACTATACTATACATATAATAGTAGTAAGTAAATAAAAAAATGCAAATAGTTTTATTTAATAAAATGTAAAACCTCTCTCCACCCAAATACAGCAAGAAGCCGTCTTGTTAAAATAAAACCTATCTCTAAATATTTCTTAATCTTTACGTTTTGACAAATATATTTTATTAATTTAAATTAATAATGCTAAACTTATATTAATAAAATAATAATTTAGTATTAAAAGTTTTATCGTGTGAAGAAGTGAAGAAATATATAGCATTAGTTTCAATTTTATTATATTTATCAATGCCAATGGTCTATGCTGAAAATAATAGCGGGAATAAAGCAGAGATTTCGGCGCAAAATATAATTAAATCGCGGCTTGAATTTAATTCAAATAATTATTCCAGAAACTATGTTCTGGGACCAAATGATATTATCAGCGTTTTTGTTTATGATTCTGAAGAATTTAATCAGTCAAATATTCGCATTCAACCCAACGGCAACATTATTATAACTCCTTTGGGTGAAATAAAAGTTTCCGGAATGACATTGGAAGCCCTACATCTCTTGCTCGTCAATAAATACAAAAAATACCTTAAAGACCCGCAGGTTACTCTCATATTAAATGAGACAAGACCATTTGTCGTTTATGTTACCGGTGCTGTTATAAACCCTGGCAGTTATGAAATGAGTACAAACACTTCGAATAACCAGAGTTTAAATAATCAAAATACAGACGTTTTGTTGGAAAGAAAATCTCCTTTGCTTTCCAACATACTTGTTGCAGCAGGCGGTATTCAATTTGATGCTGATCTTGAGCATGTAAAAATCACCAATTCTTTTGATAAGAGTGAAATTAATGCTAATTTAATGAAGATATTGGAAAAAGGCGATTCCTCTCAAGATATTTATTTGATGTCCGGTGATAGCGTTTATATTCCCAAATTGGCGACACCTCTTGCGGTTAGCGAAGAAAAATACAAAAAATATGCTACAGCCACTTTTTCTCCGAAAATTGTTCCGATTAAAGTTTACGGCTATGTTAATAAGCCTGGTTTAATAAAGTTAGACAGCTCTGCTTCAATAACTTTAAATTCCGCAATTATGGCAGCAGGCGGGTATCTTACAGATTCTGCCTACGCTCCCAAAAAAATATTTATCAGCAGGGCTGATGTTTCAGGAAAACTCGTAACAAGAGTAGTTAATCCGATGAGCAACGATATAATTTTAATGCCTGATGATATAGTTTATGTACCGGAAAAACCAAGACCGCTCCTCGGCAAAACTTTTGATTATGCAATGAGAGTACTAAATCCTGTAAATACATTCGCCAATACATACAATAATTGGGCGCTTATGTATGATCCTCACAGATATCAAGTCATAGGTAAATAAATAAAGATATATGGATATTAATAATTTAAATAAAAGCAGATATATTCGTAATTTTGGTAAAGACAAAAAACTGATTGTTATTATTACCATTATTATTTTAATCTGGTCGCTTATATATCTGATGATTTTTTATAAACCTTCCTATAAATCCATTGCCAAAATCTGGATAAAAGATCTGACCGGTCAAGAATTTGTTACCAGCTTGGGTCATCAAAATCCTCTGGCATCACTAAATTCTGCACAAAATCCTCTCCTTACCCAGATAGAAATATTAAAATCCAATCAGTTACAAGATTTTGTTTACAACTATCGTCTGAAAAAAAAGAGTAAAACCAAACCTTTAAATTCTGATGATTTAATTGATGTAAAAAATAAAGAAGGCACTGATATCCTGAGCATAACTTTAACATGCAATGACCCAAAAGAAGCTCAGGATTTATTAAACGCCTCATTAAAAGAATATGACAATATTAACCTTCTTATAAACAGAAAAATCAGAACGACAAGACGTAAATATATTGATTTGAAGCTTGATGAAATTGAGAAAAAACTCTATGAAACAAGAAATAAAATTAAATTATTTAAATCTGCAAATTTGGCTATAAGCATAGACGAAGAATCTATAAAATTGGTTGACCAAAAAATAGCAACTTCATCAAAACTGGAAGATGTTACCGCAGATATAAACAATACCGCATCTTCAATCGTGGAATTGGAAAACAAATTATCACTTAAAGCCGGTGAAGCACTGGATGCAGTTGCATTAGGTTCAGGTAATCAATCTTTGATAAAATTAAGAGAAGATTTGAATACTTCTATACAACAGTACGAGTTTGATTCTTCCAAACTTGCGGAAACAAATCCCAAAATGATCGCCCAAAAAAATAAAATCGCAGCTATAAATTCTCAAATAAAAGATCAAATAAAACTCAGTCTTGGTAAATATGCTAAAAACAAAGGAATTAATATATTTGATTCGGTTAGAGAACAACTCGTAGAAAATCTTATAACGGCTCAAACCAAACTTATTGGTCTACATTCCGAAAAAAATTCTATAAACAACAGTATTACCAAAATTAATTCAGAACAGTCTAAAATGCCTGAAAAAATGTTTACACTTGATAACCTTCAACAGGAAGAACGAACTTTAGGCAGGGCTTATGACGAACTCAGAGAGAAACAGATTGAAGCAAGGATAAAAGAAGCTGAAGCTGTTAGCAATATTATCGTGATTGATTCTTCAACACTTCCGGAGGGGGCTTCTTTTCCGTCACGAAATCATGTACTTATAATTTCTCTTCTTCTCGGAATTATATCGGGATTTAGTATTTCAATATTAAAAACTTTGTTGGAAGATGTTTGTGATGACGTTGAAGAAATAGAACAAATTACAGAAACTTCTACAATCGGAACAATTCCATGGCTTAAATACCATATTTTAAGCGAGCCATCGGAATTTATACACAAAATTGCCTACAACAATATTGTTTCTAATCTCATGATCAAGTGCTATAAAAATAATAATAAAGTTTTAGTTTTTACTTCCTCTTCTCTTAAAAAACCTCAATCCTCTGTTTTATATTATTTAGCCTGCCGTCTTAAAAAGCTCGGCCATTCTGTTGCGGTTATTGACAGCGATTTCAGGATACCAACTTTGCTAAAAGACGCTGCCATAGAGCATAAGGTCAAAACTAACTTGTCTGATCTTATATTATCTCTTGAAACCAAATTCAGAACGACAAAAACAGTTGATGCGCAGGAAGTGTTAAATGCTTTAGTTGAAGATGAAAAAGGAATAAAACATCTCGGCAACAAAGAAATGGTTTTTGAGCCTTACGAATTCTTCGGGACTTCTTCTTTTGAATCTCTTGTCGGGATTTTAAAGGCCGAATTTGACTGGGTACTAATTGATACAGGCGCGGCACATATTACACCGGAATTTTTAATTATTTCGAGGTTGTCTGACGGTGTTATTTTATTTGTAAATAAAACCATTACTTATACAATATTAAAAAACATTACAAAAACTCTTAAAAATGCGGGTATTCCTATTATAGGCACTATCGTCCGAGAGTCAGAATCAAAATTAGAAAACGAATACAAAAAATATTTAAGGTATCAAGAAGATCGAACCATTATTGATTAAATAACTTGAATTGCTTAATCGCCAAAATCGTCGTTGCGAGCATAGCGAAGCAATCTATAAACAAATTGCCTGATCGAATCTAAAGCTTCTCCTCGCAGCAATTCGAGTTTATTAGTTTTTTATTACAAATGTAAACTTTATAAAACCGAAAATACAGGAGTTTAATTTTTTCGATAAAAGGGTTTAAATATAATATGTGTTGGTTTTTCTAAGAGGTCTTGTAATTAATGAAAAAAATTATAAGCTTGGTTTTGTTTGCTATAGTTTTGTTATCAGGATTATATTTAGATGTATCCCAGATAACCGTTCCTGATTATATAGATAAAATTTATCATTTTACGGGTTTTTCTTTAATAACAATCCTGTCCATATCTGTTTTTATTGCTTTTTTTGACAAAAAAGGTTTAAATATTTTCCTTATATTTGTGCTCATATTTGGAGGAATAATCTCAGCACTGGCCGAATTTGTACAAAAATTTACGATCACAAGAAGTTGCGATGTTAATGACTGGATAGCCAGTTTGTGCGGTATAATTTTTGTTGCTGCATTTACATATTTTGCTAATTGCAAGCGAGAAAGAAAGATGGAATTGCTTGAAGAAAAATTTGAATTATACTGAAACGGATTTGTTTCTGTAAAATAAGTTCAAAGCTATTTACAACTGCTCTTATGGTTCCACATAGGCAGGAGAAACAGTATACACATAAAAGCAGAAGCTATCCAAAAATACAAAGCTCCGTTCCAGCCAAACTTGTCAATGATTGTTCCTGTACCGACTCCTGAAAATATTGCGCCTATATAGCCAAATGATCCTGTAAATCCAGTTGAGGCAGAAGCGACTTTTTTAGAGCTTGATTCAACGGCACATAATCCTCCGATAAGCATTTGCGGACCGTAAGTAAATATTCCGATCAGCCCGAGGAAAACAAAATCCAACGCTTCATTTGAAGTATTAAGTTTCAGTCCTATTATAGAAAAGATTACTCCGATTAAGAAAAATACATTTATCGGCGTTCTTTTTCCTTTAAAAACTTTGTCAGAGAGATAACCCGCTGCAACAGTACCGATAATCCCGAAAAGAGGTAAAAAACTCAATTTCCATGCCGCAGTTTGCAAAGAATTTTTCTTTGCTTCTACCAAATATTTAACAACCCAATCTTCTGTCCCAAAGCGGATAACATATACGAATATATAAGCAAAAGCAAGCAGCCACATTGTTTTATTGAATAAAATATGCTTTTTGAAAATTTCAAAATAGCTTTCGTTATCCTCAGAAGTTTCAACGGTTTTGCAAACTATATTTTTTTCGGGTTCTCTGTATTCTTCAATATCCGGCAAACCTAAAGTTGTAGGCTTGTCTCTGAGCCTGTCAAACAGAAAAATACTTATGAATACAGAAATTATTGCCGGTATATAAAAAGCAGCTTTCCAGCCGAAGTGGGCAATTACAAATCCCGAAATAACAATGCTTAAAAAAGTACCTGTCTGGTGAGATGTTGACCACAAAGACCATTTTATTCCGCGTTCATTATTGGAATACCAGAACGTAAGACTTTTAGCTATTGCAGGAAAACCCATTGATTGAAACCAGCCGTTGCAACCCCAGAAAAAAGCCAGAGCCCATATTAATACAGTAGCTGAAGGCAGACCAAAGAATGTGAATTTCCCCGGAGTAATAAATACAGCACTTATAACAAAACAAAGATTTGCCAGCGCAGAAACGATTAAAGCTGTAGGCAGGAAAGTTCTTACATTTGAACGATCCGCAAGAATCCCGTTTACAAATTTTCCGATTGCATAGGTAAAATATAAAGTGCTTCCCAATAAACCGAGTTCTGTGTTTGAGTACCCTAAAGCAGCGCCCATTACAGGCATTGCAACAGAGATATTCTTTTTGCAAAGATAAAAAGCCACATAACCTATAAAAGCAGCATAAAAAATCCTTAAACGCCAATGAGAATATGTTTTTTTTATTTCATCTTGATTTTCTATTTCCGAAATATCTGAAGGAGCCTTAAAAAAATTCAAAAAAGGAATTATTATTTTACCGTATATGCCTGACTGAAAAGGTTTTTGTTCTTCAACCGATGCTTTCGTTGACGATAATTTAACTTCCATATTGCAATTCCCCGCATAGATAATAGTTAAAAGATTAATAAAATTTATTATCTCACAAAATTACAATGAAAACTTTTTCTTAGGGACTGCGGTTAAAGCTTATATATCTTGATTTTTTATTTATCAGACAGGCTCTTACTTACTCAAAACGTTGTTTCGTGCAAAATCATTTAAACTGGAGATAGAGTATCTGCTTATATCTGCATTATTATTAAAAGGCGGGGTTTGCAAATTAGGCTTAGAGATATTTTGAGGTGCAGGGTGCTTTGCAACAGGAGAATTATTTTTTGCAGCGTCATGTTTGCTTTCCATATATTTATTTTTAAACCAGGAAGCAAGAGGAGTTGCAATAAAAGGTACTACCACTCTTTTAGCAAGAACTGTGGTTATTAAGATAGTTGATATGGCTTTGAATCCGGTGTTGCATTTTTTTGTTATTTTATTATGCTCAATCGTCCGTTCAAGTTTTGCCAGCAGGTCTTCGCCAAAGTTTTGACCATTACTTAAATTATTAACGTAATTTTTATAATTTTCGGCAACATTCCCGAATAATTTGCCGTTAATTTTGTCCTGAACTTTTTTAGTTGTAAAATAAAAACCTGCTGCCAGTTGGGTTGCAATCATTAAAACTCCGTTTGCCAGGTCTAAAGAAGCAACGAATTTTCTTTTTTCTTCAGGAATATTATTATTGTTCATACTTTGATAAACATAAAAGCCGCAATTTATAGCATCTTTGGCCACATTTGCCAGAACCAAACTTCTTGCGGCATTTTCAGGATTTTTTTGAATATAATCCAGTATATTATTCATTGTTTTGCTTTTAGCAAGTTTTTCAAAAATTGGTTTAATCATAATTTATGCACCTGCTTTCAGGTTTAATTTTTCGGCATGAATATTATGGTTATCGTTTTTTTCCGCTTTTTGAGCTTTATTATCATTTAATTTAGGGAATGCTAACTTCATAAACTTTGGATATACCCAGTTTAGCAAACCGCAGGCAATAGGCAAAGTTATTAAAGCAATTCCTATGCCGGAAACTTCTCTAAATTTCATTACTCTGTTTGTAATAGCCTCAGCTTGAGTTTTTAAAGCGTCTATTCTCTCAGAAATCTTGTTGACTGTTGTATCATTAGCGGCGGCTATTTTAGGGTTGGTATATTTTTCTTTTAGCCTTGTAACTTCTTTCATAAAGTTATCGGACTTTCTTGTGTCTAATTTATAACCCAAGCGTCCTTCAGAAGCCATTTTGTCGATGATTTTCCTGATATTCATAGTAATTCCGACTTGAGAAACAACAGCTATAACTGCTGATATAGGCTGTCTCCATGCGGCGTAGGTTTTTGTGTCCTGATCTTCTTTAGACAAAGGATTATATTTGATCATAAACGGCGCAACCAGACCTGTACCCAGTCCGGTTATAATAACATTAGTAATGTCACCGGAATATTTTGATTCCGAAAAT from bacterium carries:
- a CDS encoding Wzz/FepE/Etk N-terminal domain-containing protein, producing the protein MDINNLNKSRYIRNFGKDKKLIVIITIIILIWSLIYLMIFYKPSYKSIAKIWIKDLTGQEFVTSLGHQNPLASLNSAQNPLLTQIEILKSNQLQDFVYNYRLKKKSKTKPLNSDDLIDVKNKEGTDILSITLTCNDPKEAQDLLNASLKEYDNINLLINRKIRTTRRKYIDLKLDEIEKKLYETRNKIKLFKSANLAISIDEESIKLVDQKIATSSKLEDVTADINNTASSIVELENKLSLKAGEALDAVALGSGNQSLIKLREDLNTSIQQYEFDSSKLAETNPKMIAQKNKIAAINSQIKDQIKLSLGKYAKNKGINIFDSVREQLVENLITAQTKLIGLHSEKNSINNSITKINSEQSKMPEKMFTLDNLQQEERTLGRAYDELREKQIEARIKEAEAVSNIIVIDSSTLPEGASFPSRNHVLIISLLLGIISGFSISILKTLLEDVCDDVEEIEQITETSTIGTIPWLKYHILSEPSEFIHKIAYNNIVSNLMIKCYKNNNKVLVFTSSSLKKPQSSVLYYLACRLKKLGHSVAVIDSDFRIPTLLKDAAIEHKVKTNLSDLILSLETKFRTTKTVDAQEVLNALVEDEKGIKHLGNKEMVFEPYEFFGTSSFESLVGILKAEFDWVLIDTGAAHITPEFLIISRLSDGVILFVNKTITYTILKNITKTLKNAGIPIIGTIVRESESKLENEYKKYLRYQEDRTIID
- a CDS encoding VanZ family protein, with the translated sequence MKKIISLVLFAIVLLSGLYLDVSQITVPDYIDKIYHFTGFSLITILSISVFIAFFDKKGLNIFLIFVLIFGGIISALAEFVQKFTITRSCDVNDWIASLCGIIFVAAFTYFANCKRERKMELLEEKFELY
- a CDS encoding MFS transporter, which produces MEVKLSSTKASVEEQKPFQSGIYGKIIIPFLNFFKAPSDISEIENQDEIKKTYSHWRLRIFYAAFIGYVAFYLCKKNISVAMPVMGAALGYSNTELGLLGSTLYFTYAIGKFVNGILADRSNVRTFLPTALIVSALANLCFVISAVFITPGKFTFFGLPSATVLIWALAFFWGCNGWFQSMGFPAIAKSLTFWYSNNERGIKWSLWSTSHQTGTFLSIVISGFVIAHFGWKAAFYIPAIISVFISIFLFDRLRDKPTTLGLPDIEEYREPEKNIVCKTVETSEDNESYFEIFKKHILFNKTMWLLAFAYIFVYVIRFGTEDWVVKYLVEAKKNSLQTAAWKLSFLPLFGIIGTVAAGYLSDKVFKGKRTPINVFFLIGVIFSIIGLKLNTSNEALDFVFLGLIGIFTYGPQMLIGGLCAVESSSKKVASASTGFTGSFGYIGAIFSGVGTGTIIDKFGWNGALYFWIASAFMCILFLLPMWNHKSSCK